The region AAGCGTTCCTCTATTTATTATTTAATGATTATGGCGAAGTCCCTAAGTATCAGCAAGTGTTTAATATCATTCAATCAATGTTAGACGAGCAAAAAAGGAATAAATACCAGTATTTTACGTGATAGACTGTAGCTATTATTATAGCTTTGATAGGCGTGATTGAGAGAATTTATGTTTCATCCAGTATCAGTATTTATAGGTTTACGATATTTAAGAGGGCGCTCTGGCGATAGATTTAGCCGTTTTATCTCTTATATGTCTACGGCGGGGATCACCATCGGAGTGCTCTCTTTGGTTACGGTATTATCTGTAATGAATGGCTTTGAAGGTCAACTTAAAGACCGTATTTTGGGAGTATTACCTCAAGCGGTTATTTCAAGTGAGAGTGAGCAAATTACGCCATCAGAAGATGAAAGAGATTACGCAGCAAGTTTACCTCATGTCACCCAAGTAACCCCAGTGGTTCGTGGAGAGGCGATTATTCAAAGCGCCAAAGGCTTGAGTGCAGGTATGCTTGTTGGTATTGACCCAAATGAATATGACCCTATTGCTTATGAGTTAATTTCTGGCAATGTACAGCAATTAGCAACGGGTGAATATGGTATTTTTCTTGGCTCAAAACTTGCTCGTGATCTGAGTGTCCGTTATGGTGATACCGTCCGAATTATGGTGACTAATGCTAGCCAATACACGCCTCTGGGACGTATCCCAAGCCAACGTAATTTTAAGGTGGTTGGCGTGTTTAATACAGGCTCTGATGTCGATGGCCAATTAATGGTTGCGAATATTCAAGATACTGCCCGTTTAATGAAATTGAAAAAAGGCAACATCACAGGTTGGCGTTTATTCTTTAGTGACCCATTCCAAGTGACAGAATTAGCTAAATTACCTTTAGAAAATAACATGACATGGAGTGATTGGCGTGATCAACGCGGGGAATTATTCCAAGCGGTAAAAATGGAAAAAACATGATGGGTCTAATGCTAGGGCTTATTGTAGCTATCGCGGCGTTCAATATTATTTCTGCCTTAATTATGGTGGTAATGGAAAAACAAGCAGAAGTGGCGATATTAAAAACACAAGGCATGACGAGTAATCAGGTACTTTCTATTTTTATGGTACAAGGGGCAAGCAGCGGCGTAATAGGCGCAATTGTCGGTGGTACATTGGGAGCTCTATTTGCCAGTAACATCAATGTTATTCTTTCTACACTTGGGTTGTCGCTATTTACTGTTGGCGGCTCTTTACCAGCACAGGTTGAACCATTACAAGTGTGTATTGTCATTATTCTAGCAATTTTATTAAGTTTATTAGCGACCGTATTCCCATCTTATCGAGCGGCAGTCGTACAACCAGCAGAGGCATTAAGATATGAGTAATCCATTATTAGTTTGTCAGGGTATTCGTAAAGTTTACCAAGAAGGCACAATGGAAACTGAAGTGCTCAAAGGGGTTGATTTTCAGATTAATGAAAGTGAATTAGTGGCGATAGTCGGTTCATCAGGCTCTGGTAAAAGTACATTACTGCACATTCTTGGCGCACTTGATGAGCCAACAGCAGGAACGATACATTTTCAACAAAATGAATTGACGAAGTTGAGTGCTAATAAGCAAGCAAAAATTCGCAATCAACATATTGGATTTGTGTATCAATTTCATCATCTTCTGTCTGATTTTAGCGCGTTAGAAAATGTAGCAATGCCGTTGTTAATTGGTGGTATCCATAAGAAAGAAGCCGCACTACGTGCAACAGAATTACTTGAGAAAGTTGGATTAGCTCATCGTATTGAACATCGCCCTTCTGAACTGTCTGGTGGTGAACGCCAGCGTGTTGCAATTGCTCGTGCGTTAGTTAATAAGCCTGCTTTAGTTCTTGCTGATGAACCGACGGGTAACTTAGATTATAAAACAGCATTAGATATTTATAATTTAATGCGCGAATTGAATCAAGAGTCAGGTACTGCATTCTTAGTGGTAACACACGATAATGAATTAGCAGCAAAACTAGATAAGCAATTAAGTATGCAAGATGGCCGCTTTATTACTGAAACCGTTCGTTCGGCGTTAAGCCAAGAGCAGGAGGCGTAATGTTTTCACCGCTTTCTCTTTTTATTGGTGGTCGTTTTGCTCGTGCAAAGCAGCGTAATAAAATGGTGTCATTTATTTCGCTCTCATCCACTCTCGGTATTGCTATTGGTGTAGCTGTGATCATCATTGGTCTTTCTGCGATGAATGGTTTTGAGCGTGAATTACAAAATCGTGTGCTTTCTGTTATTCCACACGCTGAGCTTGAAGGGGTAAAAACCCCAGTATCTGATTGGCAAACCATGATGAATCAAGCAAAGAAACATCCAAAAGTAACAGGAGCTGCGCCTTATGTTCGATTTACCGCCTTACTTGAAAGAGGCAGTAAATTAAAAGCGGTTGAAGTTCGAGGCGTTGAACCTTTATTAGAAGCGGCTGTTTCTAAGTTACCTGAGTATATTGATCATGATGCATGGAAGGCATTTGAAGCGAACAAGCAAAGCGTTATTTTAGGTAAAGGCGTTGCAGATACATTAAATGTAAAAGTTGGAGATTGGATCACGGCGATGATCCCTGATGAAAATGCAAGTAAGCAACTTCGTTCTCCAAAGCGTCAACGTTTGCAAGTGGTTGGACTATTGTCTTTAGGTGGGCAAGTCGATCATGGTTTAGCGATTGTTCCTCTAAAAGATGCGCAGCAGTATATTAATCTAGGTGACAGTGTCACGGGTGTGTCATTACAAGTCAGTAGTGTTTTAGATGCCCAAAATATTGTCCGCGAAGTAGGGGGAACATTAACTGAATATGTCTACTTACGCAGTTGGGTGCAGAAATACGGCTACTTATATCGAGACATTCAATTAGTTCGTTCAATCATGTATCTCGTGATGGTTTTAGTCATTGGAGTTGCTTGCTTTAATATCGTATCAACTCTCATGATGGCAGTGAAAGATCGCTCTGGAGATATTGCGATATTAAGAACGATGGGTGCAAATGACGGTTTAATTAAACGTATCTTTGTATGCCAAGGGATATTTTCAGGTGTTACAGGGAGTTTAGCAGGATCGGCACTTGGCTCATTTGTCGCACTAAACTTAACGCCTATGATTAAGGGGTTAGAATCACTGATAGGGCACCAGTTTTTATCCGGTGATATCTATTTTGTTGATTTTTTGCCATCTGAATTGGTTTGGAGTGATGTTGCGATTGTGACAGCGACGGCGATATTTTTAAGTGCCATTGCGACTTGGTATCCTGCAAGAAAGGCAAGTCAGTTACATCCAGCTACGGTGCTGAGCTCTAAATAATGAATATAACTGATAAGAAGACTTCTAAATTATATAGGGGTCTTCTTTTTAGTTTAAGCCGAGATGGTGGTAAATTTAAGTGCACAACAATATATTTAAATTAAGAATAAAAAACTCTTGATTATATAAATTATAGTGTTTATTCCCATTTTATTTGTAAGGGTATTGTATTGTTCGGTTTTACCTATTGATATAATAATTAAAATTGATTAGAAATTCGAAAAGATTTTCTCTATTATACGCGCATACTTTACTGTGTATCGGATAGAGAAATAATGACAATTTCGGACAACAATACCATCGTAATTTTTGGAGCTTCAGGAGATCTTACTTTCCGCAAGCTTATTCCTGCTTTGTATCATCTGTACGCGAGTAATCAACTTTCAGAATCTTTTTCAATCTTAGGCGTGAGTCGCTCTCAATATGACGATGAGTCGTATCGTGAAAAGATGAAAAAATCACTGCAAGAGATGGAAAAAACAGATCCAGAAACGCTTATTGCATTTTGTGAGCATTTACATTATCAAGCGGTAAATACGTCAGATGTTGATGATTATAGTAAACTGGCTGTTAAGTTAGATCTGTTGGCTGACAAATACCAACTTGAGCAACAGAATACGCTTTTCTATCTAGCCACTCCACCAAGCCTTTACGGTGTTATTCCAGCCTGCCTAGCGGCTCATGGTCTTAATGATGAATCTAATGGATGGAAACGTCTCATTATTGAAAAACCATTCGGCTATGATCTTGAATCAGCACAAAGCCTTGATAAAGAAATTCATAACCATTTTCAAGAACACCAAATTTACCGCATTGACCATTACCTAGGCAAAGAAACCGTTCAAAACCTACTTGTTCTTCGTTTTTCAAATGCGATGTTTGAGCCGTTGTGGAACCGTAATTTTATTGATTATGTTGAAATCACTGGTGCAGAATTCCTTGGTGTTGAAGAACGTGGTGGCTATTACGATGGTTCTGGTGCCGTTCGTGATATGTTCCAAAACCATTTGCTACAAGTATTAGCAATGGTAGGCATGGAACCACCTGCTCAAATTAACGCCGATTCTATTCGTGATGAAGTGGTTAAAGTTCTTCAATGCCTTAAACCGCTTGAAGAAGATGATTTGCGTAAAAATCTTGTGTTAGGTCAATACACGGCATCTGATGTACGTGGCCAACAGTTAGCGGGTTATCGTGAAGAACATGGTGTTGCCGATGATTCTCGAACAGAAACCTACATCGGTTTAAAAGCTTATATCAATAACTGGCGTTGGAATGGTGTTCCTTTCTATGTTCGTACTGGTAAGCGTTTACCGACCCGAGTAACAGAGATTGTTATTCACTTTAAACAAACCCCACATCCAGTCTTTGGTCAGAATGCGCCTGAGAATAAGTTGATTATCCGTATTCAACCAGATGAAGGTATTCAGATGAGCTTTGGCTTAAAAGAGCCTGGCGCTGGTTTTAAGGCAAAAGAAGTTAAGATGAACTTCTCATACGCTGACTTGCAAGAAACTCAAATGCTTACTGCGTATGAACGTCTATTGCTAGATGCATTAAATGGCGACGCAACGTTATTTGCTCGTACTGATGCAGTGGAAGCGTGCTGGAAATATGTTCAACCGATTTTAGACTTTAAACAAGATCCTCAATCTTTGTTTGGATATGCCTGTGGTACTTGGGGACCACAAGAAGCGGATGAGCTTTTACAAAGAGATGATCGTGCATGGCGTTTCCCATGCAAAAATTTAACAGATACGGATTACTGCGAATTATGATCAATCACAAAATTTTTGCTACACCTGAACTAGTTGTTGAAAACTTAGCAAATGAAATGAAAGCGTATAGTGAGCAGGGTAAAGCTGTTCATATTTCACTTTCTGGCGGAAGTACGCCTAAAATGCTGTTCAAATTGTTAGCACAAGCACCATATGCAGAAGGCATTCAATGGAATAACCTACACTTTTGGTGGGGTGATGAGCGTTGTGTAGCACCTGATGATGCTGAGAGTAATTTTGGTGAAGCTAATACATTACTTTTCACTAAAGTAAATTTACCAGCAGAAAATATTCACCGCATTCGTGGTGAAGATGAACCAGCGGTAGAAGCGGAACGTTTTGCTAAAGAAATGGCAGACGTGATCCCATCTGAAAATGGCACGCCAGTTTTTGATTGGATTTTATTAGGTGTTGGCGCTGATGGCCACACTGCTTCATTGTTCCCTGGTGTGACTAATTACCAAGATGAGAACTTGTCTGTACTGGCTTCTCATCCTGAGTCTGGTCAAATCCGTGTTTCTAAAACGGCAAAAGTTTTAGAAGCCGCAAAGCGAATCAGCTACCTAGTACTAGGTTCTGGCAAAGTTGAGATCGTTAAAGAAATTCATACGACACCTGCTTCAGAGTTGCCTTATCCGGCAGCAAAAATCCAGTCTACAACTGGTGAAACAGAGTGGTTCCTCGATTCAAATGCAGCAAGCGCTATCGCATAATCGCGAATAGCCGCAAGGAGAGAAAATAATGAAAGGTGATATCGGTGTAATCGGCCTAGCAGTAATGGGTCAAAACCTTATCTTAAACATGAACGACCACGGCTTCAAAGTTGTCGCTCATAACCGTACTGCTGCAAAAGTAGACGAGTTTCTAGAAGGTCCAGCTAAAGGAACTAACATTGTTGGTGCTTACTCTCTAGAAGAGCTAGTTGAGAAACTAGAAGCGCCACGTAAAGTAATGCTAATGGTACGTGCTGGTGATGTTGTTGATACGTTCATCGACAAGCTTGTACCACTTCTAGACAAAGGTGACATCATCATTGATGGTGGTAACACTAACTTCCCAGATACTAACCGTCGTGTAGCTGCTCTTCGTGAGAAAGGCATTCACTTTATCGGTACGGGTGTTTCTGGTGGTGAAGAAGGTGCTCGTTTCGGTCCTTCTATCATGCCTGGTGGTTCTCCAGAAGCTTGGGAAGCGGTTAAGCCTATCTTCCAAGGTATCTCTGCGAAAACTGATGCAGGTGAGCCTTGTTGTGATTGGGTTGGTAACGACGGTGCTGGTCACTTCGTTAAGATGGTTCACAATGGCATCGAATACGGTGACATGCAGCTTATCACTGAAGCATACCAGTTCATGAAAGATGGCTTAGGTATGAACCACGACGAAATGCAGGCTGTATTTGCTGACTGGAACAAAACTGAGCTAGACAGCTACCTAGTAGAAATCACCGCTGACATCCTTGGTTACAAAGATGAAGATGGTGAAGCACTAGTTGAAAAGATCCTAGACACAGCAGGCCAAAAAGGTACTGGTAAGTGGACTGGTATCAACGCGCTAGACATGGGTATCCCACTAACGCTAATCACTGAATCTGTATTCTCTCGTTGCCTATCTGCTCTTAAAGATCAACGTGTTGAAGCTGAAGTATTATTCGGTAAGACAATCGCTCCAATTGAAGGCGATAAGCAAGAGTGGGTTGATGCAGTTCGTCAAGCACTACTAGCATCTAAGATCATTTCTTACGCTCAAGGTTTCATGCTAATGCGCGAAGCGTCGAACGAAAATGGTTGGGATCTTAACTACGGTAACGTAGCTCTAATGTGGCGTGGTGGTTGTATCATCCGTTCTGCATTCCTAGGTAACATTCGTGATGCTTATGAAGCAAACCCAGAGATCGCATTCTTAGGTTCAGATGCTTACTTTAAAGGCATCCTAGACAACTGTATAGGTGCATGGCGTAAAGTAGCAGCTAAGTCTATGGAATCTGGCATCCCAATGCCATGTATGACTTCTGCACTTACGTTCCTAGATGGCTACACAACAGCGCGTCTTCCTGCGAACCTTTTACAAGCTCAACGTGATTACTTTGGTGCTCACACTTATGAGCGTACTGACCGTCCACGTGGTGAATTCTTCCACACAAACTGGACTGGTACAGGCGGTAATACAGCATCAACAACTTACGACGTGTAATATACGTAAAGTAGTTATTGAAATCTGATAAAAAGCCCTTAGCTAATAATAAGTTAAGGGCTTTTTTGTATCTGTCGATCTGTGTTTTTTCTAAGTGGAAACAATTTAAATAATGCGTTTGCGTCGATATCTTTTGACACAGTAACCGCTAACAAAGCTACCTACTGCAATCGCTAAAGTAATTACAGGAGCTGCCATTAAGGCCATCGTTATGTACTTCGACAATTTCTCAGGTAAAAATGAAAGAGAGTAACCAAAACCGGTTAATAACAGAATCCAAATAACGGCACTCATCCATGCGAAATAATGGAAGCGAGATGCTTTCTGCATTCTTAATCCCATCATTAAAGGCAGAAGAGGGCGCACAACAGGAATAAAACGAGCCACAAATAAAGCAATCAGTCCGTGTTTAGCTAATAAAGAATCTACGGTTTGTAAGCGATGAGCAGGAACCGCATTGATCCATTTTTGAATCATTGGAAATTTATGCAGCCAACGGCCTTGAATAAATGCAAGCTGACTACCAATAGCTGCCGCCATAATTAATCCAGCGATAATCACAGGATAGCTAATGACATTTGCCGCCGCCAGTGATCCCGCAAGGATAACAACACTGTCACAAGGAAGGGGAGCCGCAGGAATGAAAGCACTTTCTAACCAAATAAATAAAATCAAACAAAAGTAAATCATCGTCATACTTGCTGGATTTTGTAGTACGGTGAAATCTTGTTGCCAAAGAGCCGTTAAAATCGAAACAAATGAGTCAAACATCGCCATTCTCCAGACGAAAAATAAGTCGTAAACTAATTAGGTAGGTACTTCGAGATTAAGTTAACTTATTGATAAAGTCACTAAAAATATACACTGTCATAAAAAGTTCATAATTGAATTATAGATAAAAAAAAGACCGAATATTTGTCACTCGATATTTTTCTATTTTAACCGTTAAATCAGTTAGATACGTTGATCTAACCAATAAAACTAATATAAGCCTGAAGAATAATGAGGTTGGTTATATCGATAAAGAATGCACCAACAATTGGCACCACCATAAATGCTTGTGGAGAAGGTCCAAAACGAGAAACGAGAGAGCCCATATTCATTACTGCTGTCGGCGTAGCCCCTAACCCAAAACCACAATGACCACCTACCATAACTGCAGCATCATAGTTAGATCCCATTGCTCGGAAAGTCACAAAGTATGAGAATAACCCCAGAACAATAGTTTGAACGGTTAAGATAATTAAGAAGGGTATGGCTAAGTCAAAGATGTTCCAAAGTTTTAAGCTCATTAATGCCATGGCTAAAAACAGTGAAAGAGACACCGTTCCTAAAATGTCGACAGTTTCGGTATCGATCTTACGAACCTTGCTGATCTCAAAGATATTGGTAATAAATACCCCAATAAATAGGGCATAGACGAAATTTGGAATATTAAGCCAAGTAATACCAAAACTACTTACAAATTTACTCAGATGCTGAGAACCTGCGACACAAACCAATAAAATAAACAGCATTTCAATGACTTTTTTTGCTGTAATCTTATCTTCTTCTCGGTCATTGTAAGTTACTAACTCAGGGAAGCGAGTATGAGTGTCGACATCAGTGCCATATTCTGATTCTAGCTTGTGCTTTTGGATTAACTTTTGAGCGATAGGGCTACCTATCAGCCCGCCCATAATTAAACCAAAGGTAGCAGAAGCCATAGCAAGCTCCATTGTATTTAAATTGTAGTTTTCGGCAAAAGTCTGTGACCAGGCAGCACCTGTCCCATGTCCACCAGATAAGGTAATTGAGCCTGCAATTAAGCCTAATAATGGGTCTAGTCCCATTGCACTGGCTAGGCCTACACCTACTGCATTTTGAATTAGGATATAAAAAGAAGCGACCGCTAAGAATAAGAAAACCTTAGCACCGCCTTTGACTAATTGAGTGTAGTTAGCAGCAAGGCCGACAGTACTAAAAAACATTAGCATAAATGTATTCTGTAGTGGCAGTGAAAACTCAATACTGACACCTTGAAAATGCAAAAGGGTAATAGAAAACGCAACAATTAGGCCGCCAACAATAGGTTCTGGGATATTGTATTTTTTAAATACCCCAATTTTAGAGTTGATAAAGTGGCCAAGGGAAAGCACTGAAATGGCGATTAGAAAAGATTCTAATGCGCCGATAGAGAGTGTATTTGTCATAGGTAGCTCGAAGTGTAATATCAAACCAATGGGTGTGAC is a window of Aliivibrio wodanis DNA encoding:
- the lolD gene encoding lipoprotein-releasing system ATP-binding protein translates to MSNPLLVCQGIRKVYQEGTMETEVLKGVDFQINESELVAIVGSSGSGKSTLLHILGALDEPTAGTIHFQQNELTKLSANKQAKIRNQHIGFVYQFHHLLSDFSALENVAMPLLIGGIHKKEAALRATELLEKVGLAHRIEHRPSELSGGERQRVAIARALVNKPALVLADEPTGNLDYKTALDIYNLMRELNQESGTAFLVVTHDNELAAKLDKQLSMQDGRFITETVRSALSQEQEA
- the lolE gene encoding lipoprotein-releasing system transmembrane protein, whose product is MFSPLSLFIGGRFARAKQRNKMVSFISLSSTLGIAIGVAVIIIGLSAMNGFERELQNRVLSVIPHAELEGVKTPVSDWQTMMNQAKKHPKVTGAAPYVRFTALLERGSKLKAVEVRGVEPLLEAAVSKLPEYIDHDAWKAFEANKQSVILGKGVADTLNVKVGDWITAMIPDENASKQLRSPKRQRLQVVGLLSLGGQVDHGLAIVPLKDAQQYINLGDSVTGVSLQVSSVLDAQNIVREVGGTLTEYVYLRSWVQKYGYLYRDIQLVRSIMYLVMVLVIGVACFNIVSTLMMAVKDRSGDIAILRTMGANDGLIKRIFVCQGIFSGVTGSLAGSALGSFVALNLTPMIKGLESLIGHQFLSGDIYFVDFLPSELVWSDVAIVTATAIFLSAIATWYPARKASQLHPATVLSSK
- the zwf gene encoding glucose-6-phosphate 1-dehydrogenase; this translates as MTISDNNTIVIFGASGDLTFRKLIPALYHLYASNQLSESFSILGVSRSQYDDESYREKMKKSLQEMEKTDPETLIAFCEHLHYQAVNTSDVDDYSKLAVKLDLLADKYQLEQQNTLFYLATPPSLYGVIPACLAAHGLNDESNGWKRLIIEKPFGYDLESAQSLDKEIHNHFQEHQIYRIDHYLGKETVQNLLVLRFSNAMFEPLWNRNFIDYVEITGAEFLGVEERGGYYDGSGAVRDMFQNHLLQVLAMVGMEPPAQINADSIRDEVVKVLQCLKPLEEDDLRKNLVLGQYTASDVRGQQLAGYREEHGVADDSRTETYIGLKAYINNWRWNGVPFYVRTGKRLPTRVTEIVIHFKQTPHPVFGQNAPENKLIIRIQPDEGIQMSFGLKEPGAGFKAKEVKMNFSYADLQETQMLTAYERLLLDALNGDATLFARTDAVEACWKYVQPILDFKQDPQSLFGYACGTWGPQEADELLQRDDRAWRFPCKNLTDTDYCEL
- the pgl gene encoding 6-phosphogluconolactonase, whose protein sequence is MINHKIFATPELVVENLANEMKAYSEQGKAVHISLSGGSTPKMLFKLLAQAPYAEGIQWNNLHFWWGDERCVAPDDAESNFGEANTLLFTKVNLPAENIHRIRGEDEPAVEAERFAKEMADVIPSENGTPVFDWILLGVGADGHTASLFPGVTNYQDENLSVLASHPESGQIRVSKTAKVLEAAKRISYLVLGSGKVEIVKEIHTTPASELPYPAAKIQSTTGETEWFLDSNAASAIA
- the gnd gene encoding 6-phosphogluconate dehydrogenase, which encodes MKGDIGVIGLAVMGQNLILNMNDHGFKVVAHNRTAAKVDEFLEGPAKGTNIVGAYSLEELVEKLEAPRKVMLMVRAGDVVDTFIDKLVPLLDKGDIIIDGGNTNFPDTNRRVAALREKGIHFIGTGVSGGEEGARFGPSIMPGGSPEAWEAVKPIFQGISAKTDAGEPCCDWVGNDGAGHFVKMVHNGIEYGDMQLITEAYQFMKDGLGMNHDEMQAVFADWNKTELDSYLVEITADILGYKDEDGEALVEKILDTAGQKGTGKWTGINALDMGIPLTLITESVFSRCLSALKDQRVEAEVLFGKTIAPIEGDKQEWVDAVRQALLASKIISYAQGFMLMREASNENGWDLNYGNVALMWRGGCIIRSAFLGNIRDAYEANPEIAFLGSDAYFKGILDNCIGAWRKVAAKSMESGIPMPCMTSALTFLDGYTTARLPANLLQAQRDYFGAHTYERTDRPRGEFFHTNWTGTGGNTASTTYDV
- a CDS encoding inner membrane protein, with amino-acid sequence MFDSFVSILTALWQQDFTVLQNPASMTMIYFCLILFIWLESAFIPAAPLPCDSVVILAGSLAAANVISYPVIIAGLIMAAAIGSQLAFIQGRWLHKFPMIQKWINAVPAHRLQTVDSLLAKHGLIALFVARFIPVVRPLLPLMMGLRMQKASRFHYFAWMSAVIWILLLTGFGYSLSFLPEKLSKYITMALMAAPVITLAIAVGSFVSGYCVKRYRRKRII
- the gltS gene encoding sodium/glutamate symport carrier protein (glutamate permease), translated to MTNTLSIGALESFLIAISVLSLGHFINSKIGVFKKYNIPEPIVGGLIVAFSITLLHFQGVSIEFSLPLQNTFMLMFFSTVGLAANYTQLVKGGAKVFLFLAVASFYILIQNAVGVGLASAMGLDPLLGLIAGSITLSGGHGTGAAWSQTFAENYNLNTMELAMASATFGLIMGGLIGSPIAQKLIQKHKLESEYGTDVDTHTRFPELVTYNDREEDKITAKKVIEMLFILLVCVAGSQHLSKFVSSFGITWLNIPNFVYALFIGVFITNIFEISKVRKIDTETVDILGTVSLSLFLAMALMSLKLWNIFDLAIPFLIILTVQTIVLGLFSYFVTFRAMGSNYDAAVMVGGHCGFGLGATPTAVMNMGSLVSRFGPSPQAFMVVPIVGAFFIDITNLIILQAYISFIG